ATCTAagcctctctgtttttcttttgatttaacTCAAACGCTGAGGACGGACGTCATTTTGGTCCCGCAGTTGCTGCTCTGCTGGCTTTGGTTTCTCCATGTTACCGCTCATAATAGAGCAGAGGGCATGTAAACACTGCTATTGCGTGTGCTACCTTGGTGACGTAGATGTGGTCCGGGTGGTGCTTGGCAGGCGTGACCATAAGCGTTATGCGTTCGTACAGCTGGATGCCCGTCAGAGAGGTGACCCCCATGTACAGGAAGATCCCGAAGAGCACAGCCAGAGGGATGAGGCGGAGAATATCTGTCATCACTATGGACATACCTGATGGGCAAACAGGGATTTAAAGGGGGACTTTTAACATGATTTTACTGCATGCGTGCACAATAACTGGCAACTGTGGAGAAAATTATTCATTCAACAAGGGAACGGGAACGgcccttaaaaacaaacacgctGTCGTGCCTTTTATTAGAAACACACTCCCTCTTCAGATGCCTTGGTTAAGATACTCTGAGGGCTAATCCAAACAGTCTTCTTCCTAATCCAAACAGCATTTCACtcaaacaaaagctcaacaatcATGATGACTCACCACGCCTGCATACCCAAACTGGATCAAACTAGACTTAAGATTGCTTCGGGAACCCTACCTTAATTGAAACAAGACTTTCAGTCGGCAAAACGCAATGAGTCAGTGGATGAAAAACAATGCTGCAATGTCAGGCAGTGCATTTTCACTTTCACAAAATTTTCTTCTTGTAGAACGACTGTCTCGGCTCATTTTGAAGACAAACAGAATGAAAAATCATTTTAAGCTGTTGTTGGGCTGAGTCAACCTTCATGAATGTCTAGACATGCAGGAGCTACAGAGCTGCCACTCTTCCAGCTCGCGTTTATTTACCTAGAAATAGCCACTGGTTCAGattcgtgttttattccatcTTGAATATTGATCTGGTGTAAATTCTGATCCTTACACTTTCCTTACATAGAATGATAAGAAGTGTAATTCTGCCAGCCGATTACATTGTCTCCCCTTTTCAATTAAttttaactaaattaaatagGTTAATTTCTGCGTTAATGTTGGCaaactcttaaaaaaacaacaggctTTATATGTTTTTCTGTAATTGGACAAAATAATTGCGTTTATTTTGACTTTGGAATTAATGTTGCTATACTTACTATGGCAGCAGCCACACAGTGTATATGCAATCATGTGAAAATGGACATTTTCACAGACTCTGTGCAAACCCCTGAAAGACCAAGTGCACCCCATTCAGTATCTTGTAGAGCCATCTTAACATTAAGTAACTTGAGGTAATATTTTTCTGTCTGACTTAAGAAGAACTTTAGGGTTGATGTAGCTCATTAGGTATAGCAGGTCAACTATTTGAGGATTAATTTATGCACAGTTCTCCTTCCTtaatcttttccttttccttttgttgATTTACTGCTATAATTTGGATCATTGTTCTGTTGCAAGACCCAATTTCAGCCAACCTTTAGTTTGGCTTTTGCCACAAGTGGCACAGTGCATTATTACCAAACATTATGACTCCACTCATATGTCCAAagcacattgttccagaagtcctgtggtttgttcagatgcaaacTTTGCAAAGCTAAGTACACtatgttctttctttttacagagATGAGGCTTTCTCCTAGCAACCCTTTCCAAACAAGCAATACTTGTTCAGTTTTTCTGATTGTGTTGTCATGCACTTTAATATTTACCATGCGAATTGAGACCTGTAGAATCTGAGCTTTTGGGTTTTCTAACAGTGTCTCTGTTCACTGAAAAATCTGAGATCTGGCTGAATATGCTGGTCCGTCCACTCCTGGGGAAAATGTGGCATTGTAGTAACACATccgaatgctccagaccagaaAACTACGAATACTGCTTTTATAGAAGTGTCCAAACTTGCTAAAGATCAGTTagtcaagtgcatttgattagcagcatctGGCTACTACTTATCCTCTTAACTCCTCCGAAAGAAGTAAtggtttaatttgtttttcacaggactgcacagaTTCCTTAAAAAACGTTCTTTTCATTTGACTCGGCCACTGGCTTCACTTTCAGACTTTGAGGCTCCATTCTTGTGTTAAAGCACCTTAAAACTGCATTCCTTTTAATGGCCTGCAGTGGGGAGAAAATACCCCAACTCCTCAGCAATTAGGACCTTTTCCTAATGAGTTTATGGACTTAATTGAATATTTGAAATCTTACATAACAGAGCatgatacacatttttttttttttttaaagagtattagtatttagtatttatttatttattgtcattgtcaagaacaatgaaatcgCAGTCAAAGTGCTGTAGACGTTCTAAACAACCATCTGTTTAGAAAGTCTgcaaataaatatacataaatgCAATGTATGTATATCTAAAACAACAGGCTTGATGTCAGGCCTTTCTAACTACAGTTGCTAAGCTATGATCAAAAAAGCAAGGGGGTGTGCTGCATAATCATTTGGTACTCCCCACTCCCATCCTTGCCTCTCCTCTTACCAACAAGCACAGCCACAAGAAGTCCGGTGAGCCTCTGCTCTTTCACCTCCTGGATCATGGGCTTTTCTCCAGGAGCCGTGGCCTTGCTCATCACTGTGAGCGCGTTAACATGAGTGACAGAGCGCACAGTGGCTGCCGTGAGCCACGGCAAGCCAAAAAGGGGGCAGAGGGCACCCAGGATGACAATGAGCAGGAGATCCAGATGGAAGCCGGAGCCTTTAACCAGCCGACGCTCCTTCTTACTGACTATCAACCTAAGATGTTGGAGGAACAAGacgaaaacaataaaatgtttattttagtgAACATATTTCATGCACATGTACAGAATTCTTTGCAACTGTATATAATCATGGCGTGCGAACGTACGAAGTAATTTGAGTTTCCATGAAAATAAGAATGAACACAAGCAGGGCAGGAACAACAGACGCCCCCATCATCCAAGTGGGGAAGGGCTTCTTGTCACCAAAGGGGCTGATAAACCAACCTCTCTTATCAGGAGACGTGACAGAAAAACCTGATGGCACATTGAGTTtctaaaagagagaaaaaaaaaatctgtttttaatactgaaaagaaaaatgtgttagagcttttgaaaaatgtctGCACTTGCTGTGCAGGATTTCTGTGATTAGCAGTGACGCTACCTGTGTGTAAGTGTCAGTAATGGCGTAATCCACCAGTACTGAAACTAAGATTGAGATCGGGATGCCAAAGTCACCGATAATCCTTCTGGCCTGGGGATATCAAGAAaccaaacattaaattaaaagtgaaaatacatCCCAGATCTCATAAAGAGAAACATCACTTGAGCATAAGTCAAAGATTATGTAAAAAGAAGTCATGCAGAAGGGAACAACCTCCTGTTGAGTGGAAAAATGCTGATTTGAATTGCTTTTCATATGAATGAGTATAAATTATATGACTGATCTGCTCTTTTTTCATCAAAACAAACCACTTTAGCTATCAAGACTAGCCAGCAGTAGTTTGTCTGTAAAACAGAAGCTTAAAAACGTATTTGCATCACTGAATAACTGCACATAACCGTTTCAGTGCAGAGACAAAGATATTTACGATCTGAAATCACACAGCCTACCTGCCTCGTCTCATCTTAAGCTACAGTTTACCTTCAAATATAAACTGTGAAGTCTTGATACATGCTCTGTCATCCAGGTACAGAAATGCCAGAAATGTTCATCTGGAACAAGTGAGTTATTCAGTCTTAGCTCACTGCAGGTTTTCCCAAACTTATAAATGGTACAGTTGCATAACAGTCATTATGCATTCAACTGCGAATGAAGAATACATTTgtatgagtgacaaaacatttctgtcCAGATGGACAGAATCAACCTTCTGACATAAACGCTGACGTTTTCCTCCACTAGGAGTGCTAAAGAGCAATGTTTCATATATGGCCCTTGTTCTTTCACAGCATGTCACACATCCCTGCTGAGGTTTGGACACCTTTCCACAATATTTAGTGGTAACAGCATGCAGAAAAGCCACAGAGGATGAAGTTTAAACAATACTGTttctaaaatatacagtaaaatatgtatttatttagaaagtaaatgaaatttaaatttcaaGAAGATGTTTCACTTCTCATTCAAGAGGTGTCGTCACTTCTAAAACCAAATGGAAGAGAGTTTCAGAGAGGTATTTAAACCTTAGTGAGGGTTGCTGACCTCACCTGAGCCACGGTGTGAAAAAAGGTGTGGGTCCTTAACATCACCAGAGGTTTCGGCTGAAACCACTGTGACACCTTCCCTCACCCTATCATGAGCATTGTACTTTAGACCCAGCTGCAGCTTCAGACAAATACTGGTTTATCTCAAGGACAAAAGCTCAGCACTATACTGTACACCCTCACCTAAAGggtaaaggtcactctttcgacaACAAAGCGGGCTTGACAGAAGAgtaaaagaagccatctatgtgcCCTGTGTACAACCGTAATTAAACAGATGCGGTGGgttatgacaccaactgtcaGCCACCTACAATGCAGTCTTGAGATCTCTTCCCAAGCGCCTCAACCCCCACTCACAACACGTGTCAGCTGACCTTAATAGATCATATGATAGGGTGAGGGCAAGGTATCGCAGTGGTTTCACCCTTGTCTCCATTAAACATAAAGAAGTCCATTCACTTTAGACTTAGACTAGATGTAATAAAAAATGCTCTACAGAGTCCATTTATATTCTCATGAGAAGTATGATATGATTTGTTTGAAAGGATTAAAGGAAGTTTATTACCTTGCCACCTAAAAACCGGCTGTTTCGAAACTTCCTGAGAAAGAATGCAACAAAGAAAGTGCCCATCATGAGCACCAGAGAAAGAAGAGCAGTGTTAGGCTGGTTGTATATGGGACCATCAAAATTTTGAGACCCACTGGCGTCAGTGGGATACACTGCCATCAGTGGATGTTCCTTAAAaacctggaagaaaaaaaaagaaagagtaaaTCTATACAATGTGACTGATTTTATTAGCATTTGCAGGACTGATTACTGTTTAAATTCTTACCTTGATGAGCTTAGAGAAAGTCTCATAGATGAAGATGAGGGAGATGAGGAAAGCGAAAATCTCCTGTGTAAAAGGTGAGATGTAGCGGACAAGGAAGCTACCCTCTGCTGCCACAATCACCAGGACGATGAAGATGAGCCAGAAGCCGATCCACACTCGACCAGTCAGGTACTCAAAGTTGTAGACCTGACAAAACTGAGTGAGAGGACAGATTAATCACCTGACAAGAGAAAAAGTACATGGGATGATATGAAGAGGGAGGCTTTGTGTTGTCATTGTCTTGTTAAAAGTCACCTTATAGAAGGCCTCTTCAAACACCAGTAAGGGTCCAGAGAAGCCAGTGATGAGAAGGGGTTGTCCAGCAAGCAGTGAGAATATAACTCCGATAGTTGCAGTGGAAACAATGAGTTCAGTCACTCCCATCATGCCCTCTGTTTTCTCTCCTGTATGTAGAAGTAGCCACACAGAGATAGACAAATTAGATGCAGTACATCAAAGAATATGGACTATATATTTTAAGTAAGTTTTGATTACCCAGGAGGCCTCCAAAGGTAATAGTGGGTGACAGTGCGGCAAAATAGATGAAGATGACAGCAGCAATGCACTGCATGTCCAGGGCGTCTTTTAAGTCGCTCACATATTGCGGGTAACGCCTGCGGATGTCGTGGATCAAACCTCCAAACAGCATTCCTGAGCGCTTTAATGGATCCACTTCCtgttctccctcctcctcctcctcaggacTCACCTCTGTGGGCATTCATACAGGCATCACAGCATGAACAAACTAATATCCACGGACCATCCATgagtaaaaaacaataaaccacTGCAGTTCTTCAACTGGCCACTTGACGTTACCTCCAAAAGGGAGTCATTTCTTTTTGAccctcattttaaaatgtccaactttataGTAGAAAGAAACGTCTCCTTTATAACAGCTGTACAGGGGGTAAATTATGTGCTTTATCTTCCATGCTTAAATTttattgctgctttttttttttgcaaatattaGTTCATTACTTCTGTGACTGACCAGTGGGTGCTAAAATACGTAGCGATTGATGCTAGCTGTTTATGATGCTAGTTACTGATATGGACCATTTGACCATATTTATGCTGCCGGTTGCTTTTGGAAAAGGCCATCCAAGAAGTCCAGCTTTTGTAAGCaaaattctagtattttatttggTTGTTAATTAGCTTGTATTGGTTTCTGTCTATATAGCCTATGCACATTCCTTGCTAACAAAGCTTTTTAGCATTTGGCTGATAACTTAACGATTCATTTGCTCTTCTAAATCTAATAATTTCTTCCTCCAAAAAACAAGGTAGTgaatgaattttatattttttctatttacaaTAGATTCTATGAAAACATCAGAACTTACAGAAGAGAAAAGACATGAGAATAGATTAGACACATTTCTTCTGTTGATTTGAGCCCTAATACACAAGTCTCAAGTGTCCAGGTGTCTAGTTGTTCACTGAAGTTTTCCAGCCTTTTCTGAACCAGTGCTGTCTGGAACAATTCAAGTACATTATTTTTTACCTTTGATTTCTGACTCTACTCCAATTAAGGAGCTGTGCTTCTTGAGCTCTCTTTCCTTTCTCTTCCGCAGCATCTGTTTCTGGAAGTCAGCCACTGTCTTCAGGAGGTCTTTTCCCTCCACGTCTGACGGTGGAATCACGATGCTGTAGTCCAGGAATTCATTGATGCCATTCAGGAGGTCTTGTCTGTCATCAGCAAAGTAGGCAACCTCATGGAAGTTCTAATCCAGAACAGAAGTGGATGGCCGTGACAGAAAAAGCAGGATAATTAGAAATCTGTGTGACTTGTCCAATTTTAACCCCCACTTTCTATCACTGGAAAGATATTATAGGATTCAAAACTATTTTGGTTTACCAGATTATCattattagtaaaaaaaaattacacaccTTAGAGCCTTAGAATAAGATTTGGAGGCTACCTTGTCTGACATGAGAGTGGAGAAAGAACGTCCAATTTCATGATAGTCCACGTTGGACTGACTGGGACCGAGAAGGACGAAAATAAATCGAACAGGGACGGGAACCTCAAGCACCGACTCCAGAAGGACTGCCTCGCTCAGCCTGACAAAGGCCATAGCCGGCTGCTCCAGAAATTCAACACAACCTTACAGAACaggacaaaataaagaaataaaaaaaacctgcttACTGATTTGATGTACTTCACAAGAAAAATATTGAGAGTGGCAGTTTGTGAGGCACAGCCAAATCAAGAAATTAGCATTATTCTCCCAGTGGtttataaaaactgaaaagaaaaactctgtCCCAAAGCTTACCAACTAAAACAATGACCGCCTCAGCGTCTTTGGGAATCTTGGCGAGAAGTTTCATAGATCTGGCTGTGGCTGGATGAGTCTCCGGCAGAGGGTGGAGAGATTTCTTGGAGGAAGAACAGTACAAAGATTACCCACATTACTGGCTAGCCAGGGTGATGTGATATAACAAAGAACTGCGCTAATAATGTGACATTATTCTTACATTTGTGGGAACGTAGGTATCAACAGTCACATCTCATTTCAAACCATTTTTTATgcctcaaaaatattttttaataagctGGTTTAAATTTGCCAACATTTTAAGCTGAGGAGGAACAAGTTTTCGCAGCTAATATATCAAGATGCTTTAACCAGAAGCACCTGTACGCTGACTAAGAACTTAACTCAACACATGTGGCGCAGGGAGGCCTGCGTTCTCCGACTTCAAGAACTACttacatgacctctgaccttgttAAGAAGCGTCTCAAAGGCCAAAGTGAGAGCCACGGGCCTCACATCAGGAATTTTGTGTAACCACGTTCAAAatctgtgctcactgtgtgctTCTTAGAACTTAATGCAAACCATAAACTAAAACAAGACAGCTCAGCATCCCTTTAATCTCCGTCCACTTAGATAGCTGTGTCCAATTACCCCGGTGGGATCTTGTCAGAGCTACTTAATCACTCACTTTGGCTTTGGTAGAGCCAATTTAACGCGCTGTCTGCCTGCACTGTTTCAACGACGTCACATTGTTTCATCGCCGAGACCCCATATTTCTCAGATCTCTGTCAGGAGCCTCTTAAAAATCAAATGAGCTGTGTAAATGACGTTAACTACAGAGACACTGACAATGTGTAACACAttaaagagagaagagaaaacttacaaacaggCTAACAAAAACGTCTTGTTTGGGATCGTACACGGGTCCTTTGTGTTCGTGGTGCTCATCGTGCTCTTCGGACACCAATGGCTGGTTGGTGTCGTGGACGTGGTTGTGGTTGTAGCTGCCATGAAGACTGCTGGATGAGTGGTGGCGATGAAAACGATTTTTGTGATCGCTTAGatggctgcaaaaaaaaaatatatatatatatacaaagtaTAATTTCCAGCTATGCCTGCAATATAATATAGTCACTAAACTGCAAAAaatgttaatgtgattaaagTTAACATCACAATATTAAACAGCAATGAGCATCTTAACATGGAGGCTTTTGCAAATTAGCAGAAcgcacaaaagcacaaccaaGGCTGTGAAGGAGATTTGGGTCACAGTAAGAGAGCAGATTCTAATGATGATATAAGCAACCAATACCCGTCCACTCATTTCATTTGAATCCCAAAAGTCAATCTCATGTGAGAGCCAAATAAGGGCTAAGAGATCATCAAAGTTATCAAATTGTTATATACATTCTCATTTCGAAATGCCAGTTGCAGTTGTTATCTCATCCATAGATATGGCCAGCAACTGCCATCCTATACTGTCTGCAAGGAAAAGCCTGCACAGTGATAGGAAACTGGAGGCTGGACATTGAGATGGGGATTTCAGGTCCTATCTCCAACACTTGAACCTATGCAGACTCGTACTTGTGGTGGTACAAAATAGACTACCGGTGTAACATTTCAATGCCTAAATCTAACCAGacagtgaatgaaaacaaaagtcagtGAGTAAAAGTGAAAGGCCAAGAAAGTTACCTTCAAAAGGAGGTGGTCGAACTCGAGATGAAGGTTATGGGATTATGCTACCAACAACTCCCCCAACTGTGCTTACTTTTGTTGCTGCTTTAGAACGGAAACACGCTTCTGTCAACGAGGCGGCACCTCCAAAATGAAATGTGTTAACTGCCCGAGCCTGCTCGTAGCTGGAGACAGCTAAGAACTGGTGATACCAAATGATAAGGGTCATTCAGGGGAATAAGAACAACGGAAATAGTCTGAATCAAATTTGGTGCAAGTCCAGTCTtgtaaatgtcaacattttTCCATGACATTAATAAATACCTACGTGAACTTTCACAAGACCTGAAATTCCAGTGGGTGCTTCTGCAAGCACTTTTTCAAAGGTAAGAATCAGAAATATAATCTTAACTCAAAGCCTCCAGAAGGTGCAGCTGCTTTTACTATTATTTAATAACTACTGTTTTCAAGGCCAAAAATATCCATGCTCAATTGCCTAATGCTAAGGACAGCTTAATCATTTTTAAGTGGGCTGCAGAATTACCTGGATTCTAGAAATGCTCAAAACAGCTGTGCTTCTTATTCACCTAATccatcttttgttcatttaatgTGTTGACCATCTTTACCTCATGCGGCTGCAGTGGAGGTCATAAATCTTAGAAAAGTCATCAGCAAAATCCTTCCAAAATTAAACCGCTTTGCAGCTAATCAGAAAGCGGTTTCAGGAAAATCTGAGTTGACACATTAACGTGATATTTGCATTACGGTATCAATAAAAGAGCCAGAGACTGACCTTTGTAGCCCttattttctctgctttctttgcGTGTGATGTTAAGCACATTTCACCCCACTTAAAGACAAGTTTTTAAGCATGTCAAACTGGCCAAGTTTCACTACATCACTGTTCAGTCCACTGGTGACATCACCTCACTCATTAGGCCCACATGGTCCAATAAGACTGCGCTCAAATTGGAAGAGACAGCGCCCCAAGACAAAAGAACGAAGTGTGACACTGAAGTCAATTGCACACAAAACGTTTCCAAAGGATCCTTAAAGTGGTCTGAGTAAGCGATGAGCTAAATCCTAGCAGCACTTCAGTGTGATTTTATTCCACGTCATAAATCTGATCTTTTAGCCTAGCGATGACTCTAATGACGGAGTGTTCTTTTCCCTGTGGAACCAGCCAGTGACATGCTGGGAATTTATGCGAAAAGGCAGTGAAATGTGGAACGAATGCATGAAGGCCCGCTGCTAAGAACGTCCACTGGCCTGCTTCTTCTGAGTGCATCTGCTGTGGCGCTTTGTGagcatgtgtgcaaaatatgtaaaaaagaaCTGCAAATGTTGCCATGTTCGCTATAATCCATGGGTCTAACTAAGGTCACCACACCATTATCCAGGAGagattcttcttcttcaaaTCCAGGCTGTACCATTCTGccttaaaaaaaaggggggaaccTGGCAGGACTGAGGTTCTATGCAGTCAGGAGAAAAAGGGACATTCTGAGCTCCTTGTAAAGTATAACAATAACAGGCGTGAGGGAAAATTCAACACCAGTTGACAAAACTGTCTCACTCCAAGTTCAAAAGTTGTTCTGGAATGCGCTTGTCTTCCTTATCTTATTTTCTATACTACTTCCACCTAAGTACAAAAGCATCATTTTAGAAAAGCAAAAGTCACAGGAGCTCTTGAGTTAAATATCATAAGCTGCAGAACAGGATTTA
This genomic window from Astatotilapia calliptera chromosome 16, fAstCal1.2, whole genome shotgun sequence contains:
- the slc4a3 gene encoding anion exchange protein 3 isoform X3 encodes the protein MGRHYTEKDFEYHRHTFHHMHHPLSTHLPVPQRLRKRVHSMEKRRKKKRRKKKTSLPPSDVTPTIHEVDEEEAESETEGQGVAATPAELPEVQPQFSLGSQEDLGEPLHHTIVHTENEEQPLSRKTTAQTLTKGAAHNGGITVTGQNDDMDGGEAACNSVPSGSDPSSSITPHGWFRKKPVHHRLPGTQRNNYDLRERICIGSMTALETAVYQQVPTDEAEAQMLVSADLDDMKSHRFEDNPGVRRHLVKKSSRCHMSRTSNSSTPLSSLKKKKRASEKKTHELFVELNELIVEKDHEMRWKERARWIKFEEDVDDETDRWGKPHVASLSFRSLLELRRTITHGAILLDLEQTSLPGIAHLVVETMIISDQIRAEDRPNVLRALLLKHSHLSDHKNRFHRHHSSSSLHGSYNHNHVHDTNQPLVSEEHDEHHEHKGPVYDPKQDVFVSLFKSLHPLPETHPATARSMKLLAKIPKDAEAVIVLVGCVEFLEQPAMAFVRLSEAVLLESVLEVPVPVRFIFVLLGPSQSNVDYHEIGRSFSTLMSDKNFHEVAYFADDRQDLLNGINEFLDYSIVIPPSDVEGKDLLKTVADFQKQMLRKRKERELKKHSSLIGVESEIKEVSPEEEEEGEQEVDPLKRSGMLFGGLIHDIRRRYPQYVSDLKDALDMQCIAAVIFIYFAALSPTITFGGLLGEKTEGMMGVTELIVSTATIGVIFSLLAGQPLLITGFSGPLLVFEEAFYKFCQVYNFEYLTGRVWIGFWLIFIVLVIVAAEGSFLVRYISPFTQEIFAFLISLIFIYETFSKLIKVFKEHPLMAVYPTDASGSQNFDGPIYNQPNTALLSLVLMMGTFFVAFFLRKFRNSRFLGGKARRIIGDFGIPISILVSVLVDYAITDTYTQKLNVPSGFSVTSPDKRGWFISPFGDKKPFPTWMMGASVVPALLVFILIFMETQITSLIVSKKERRLVKGSGFHLDLLLIVILGALCPLFGLPWLTAATVRSVTHVNALTVMSKATAPGEKPMIQEVKEQRLTGLLVAVLVGMSIVMTDILRLIPLAVLFGIFLYMGVTSLTGIQLYERITLMVTPAKHHPDHIYVTKVKTWRMNMFTITQLACIVALWVVKSTAASLAFPFVLIMTVPLRRLILSRIFEERELQALDCDEDSPNFDEDGRDEYNEIHMLV
- the slc4a3 gene encoding anion exchange protein 3 isoform X1 gives rise to the protein MRKRQSRRPKGKGWLPLPQSSLRSSHSLGSQEDLGEPLHHTIVHTENEEQPLSRKTTAQTLTKGAAHNGGITVTGQNDDMDGGEAACNSVPSGSDPSSSITPHGWFRKKPVHHRLPGTQRNNYDLRERICIGSMTALETAVYQQVPTDEAEAQMLVSADLDDMKSHRFEDNPGVRRHLVKKSSRCHMSRTSNSSTPLSSLKKKKRASEKKTHELFVELNELIVEKDHEMRWKERARWIKFEEDVDDETDRWGKPHVASLSFRSLLELRRTITHGAILLDLEQTSLPGIAHLVVETMIISDQIRAEDRPNVLRALLLKHSHLSDHKNRFHRHHSSSSLHGSYNHNHVHDTNQPLVSEEHDEHHEHKGPVYDPKQDVFVSLFKSLHPLPETHPATARSMKLLAKIPKDAEAVIVLVGCVEFLEQPAMAFVRLSEAVLLESVLEVPVPVRFIFVLLGPSQSNVDYHEIGRSFSTLMSDKNFHEVAYFADDRQDLLNGINEFLDYSIVIPPSDVEGKDLLKTVADFQKQMLRKRKERELKKHSSLIGVESEIKEVSPEEEEEGEQEVDPLKRSGMLFGGLIHDIRRRYPQYVSDLKDALDMQCIAAVIFIYFAALSPTITFGGLLGEKTEGMMGVTELIVSTATIGVIFSLLAGQPLLITGFSGPLLVFEEAFYKFCQVYNFEYLTGRVWIGFWLIFIVLVIVAAEGSFLVRYISPFTQEIFAFLISLIFIYETFSKLIKVFKEHPLMAVYPTDASGSQNFDGPIYNQPNTALLSLVLMMGTFFVAFFLRKFRNSRFLGGKARRIIGDFGIPISILVSVLVDYAITDTYTQKLNVPSGFSVTSPDKRGWFISPFGDKKPFPTWMMGASVVPALLVFILIFMETQITSLIVSKKERRLVKGSGFHLDLLLIVILGALCPLFGLPWLTAATVRSVTHVNALTVMSKATAPGEKPMIQEVKEQRLTGLLVAVLVGMSIVMTDILRLIPLAVLFGIFLYMGVTSLTGIQLYERITLMVTPAKHHPDHIYVTKVKTWRMNMFTITQLACIVALWVVKSTAASLAFPFVLIMTVPLRRLILSRIFEERELQALDCDEDSPNFDEDGRDEYNEIHMLV
- the slc4a3 gene encoding anion exchange protein 3 isoform X2; this encodes MQEMYENSGEVFSWRDRWVQGGCGQRWAVTTYNVPSGSDPSSSITPHGWFRKKPVHHRLPGTQRNNYDLRERICIGSMTALETAVYQQVPTDEAEAQMLVSADLDDMKSHRFEDNPGVRRHLVKKSSRCHMSRTSNSSTPLSSLKKKKRASEKKTHELFVELNELIVEKDHEMRWKERARWIKFEEDVDDETDRWGKPHVASLSFRSLLELRRTITHGAILLDLEQTSLPGIAHLVVETMIISDQIRAEDRPNVLRALLLKHSHLSDHKNRFHRHHSSSSLHGSYNHNHVHDTNQPLVSEEHDEHHEHKGPVYDPKQDVFVSLFKSLHPLPETHPATARSMKLLAKIPKDAEAVIVLVGCVEFLEQPAMAFVRLSEAVLLESVLEVPVPVRFIFVLLGPSQSNVDYHEIGRSFSTLMSDKNFHEVAYFADDRQDLLNGINEFLDYSIVIPPSDVEGKDLLKTVADFQKQMLRKRKERELKKHSSLIGVESEIKEVSPEEEEEGEQEVDPLKRSGMLFGGLIHDIRRRYPQYVSDLKDALDMQCIAAVIFIYFAALSPTITFGGLLGEKTEGMMGVTELIVSTATIGVIFSLLAGQPLLITGFSGPLLVFEEAFYKFCQVYNFEYLTGRVWIGFWLIFIVLVIVAAEGSFLVRYISPFTQEIFAFLISLIFIYETFSKLIKVFKEHPLMAVYPTDASGSQNFDGPIYNQPNTALLSLVLMMGTFFVAFFLRKFRNSRFLGGKARRIIGDFGIPISILVSVLVDYAITDTYTQKLNVPSGFSVTSPDKRGWFISPFGDKKPFPTWMMGASVVPALLVFILIFMETQITSLIVSKKERRLVKGSGFHLDLLLIVILGALCPLFGLPWLTAATVRSVTHVNALTVMSKATAPGEKPMIQEVKEQRLTGLLVAVLVGMSIVMTDILRLIPLAVLFGIFLYMGVTSLTGIQLYERITLMVTPAKHHPDHIYVTKVKTWRMNMFTITQLACIVALWVVKSTAASLAFPFVLIMTVPLRRLILSRIFEERELQALDCDEDSPNFDEDGRDEYNEIHMLV
- the slc4a3 gene encoding anion exchange protein 3 isoform X4 translates to MTDIDGQENQGTKKHHGPERRCSTQKGFGTSKQHQFEHRSSFSIVDGFEDFEEFVLDFDDYDLLESIHSQLGSPLEPIRHRFEDNPGVRRHLVKKSSRCHMSRTSNSSTPLSSLKKKKRASEKKTHELFVELNELIVEKDHEMRWKERARWIKFEEDVDDETDRWGKPHVASLSFRSLLELRRTITHGAILLDLEQTSLPGIAHLVVETMIISDQIRAEDRPNVLRALLLKHSHLSDHKNRFHRHHSSSSLHGSYNHNHVHDTNQPLVSEEHDEHHEHKGPVYDPKQDVFVSLFKSLHPLPETHPATARSMKLLAKIPKDAEAVIVLVGCVEFLEQPAMAFVRLSEAVLLESVLEVPVPVRFIFVLLGPSQSNVDYHEIGRSFSTLMSDKNFHEVAYFADDRQDLLNGINEFLDYSIVIPPSDVEGKDLLKTVADFQKQMLRKRKERELKKHSSLIGVESEIKEVSPEEEEEGEQEVDPLKRSGMLFGGLIHDIRRRYPQYVSDLKDALDMQCIAAVIFIYFAALSPTITFGGLLGEKTEGMMGVTELIVSTATIGVIFSLLAGQPLLITGFSGPLLVFEEAFYKFCQVYNFEYLTGRVWIGFWLIFIVLVIVAAEGSFLVRYISPFTQEIFAFLISLIFIYETFSKLIKVFKEHPLMAVYPTDASGSQNFDGPIYNQPNTALLSLVLMMGTFFVAFFLRKFRNSRFLGGKARRIIGDFGIPISILVSVLVDYAITDTYTQKLNVPSGFSVTSPDKRGWFISPFGDKKPFPTWMMGASVVPALLVFILIFMETQITSLIVSKKERRLVKGSGFHLDLLLIVILGALCPLFGLPWLTAATVRSVTHVNALTVMSKATAPGEKPMIQEVKEQRLTGLLVAVLVGMSIVMTDILRLIPLAVLFGIFLYMGVTSLTGIQLYERITLMVTPAKHHPDHIYVTKVKTWRMNMFTITQLACIVALWVVKSTAASLAFPFVLIMTVPLRRLILSRIFEERELQALDCDEDSPNFDEDGRDEYNEIHMLV